A stretch of DNA from Bacteroidota bacterium:
CTGGAGACCACGCTCGCACGGATTTCAAGACTTGGGTATGATTACATCGAAATCCAGGGAGAACCCGGGATGTACGATACAAAGGAAGTAAATGCACTCCTCAAAAAGTATAATATCGCGTGCTTTGGCTCCGTGACGCTCATGCTGGAGCAACGAAATTTGCTCGCAAAAGACGAAGCGCAACGTGCCATGTCTGTTGATTATGTTAAAAGCATCATCACGATGGTCAAAGAATTGGGCGGACAAATGGTGTCGGTTGTGCCTGGCACGGTTGGCAAAATCATCCCTGACGGAACCCCTGAGCAAGAATGGCAATGGGCTATTGAAACCCTACAAGAATGTTATGCGCATTCGGAAGCAGCCGGCGTTAAAATCGGCATAGAGCCCATCAACCGGTTTGAAACCTATTTTATCAACCGAACAGACCAGGCCCTGGCACTGGCCCGCGAAGTAGGCCCCAACTGCGGCGTTTGTCTCGACATTTTCCATATGAATATCGAGGAAGAAAACTATTACGAAGCCATCAAGCGGGCGGGCGACCGCATTGTCAATTTCCATATTGCAGACAACAACCGGAAAGCACCCGGCATGGGCACGCTCGACTGGAAGAAAGTTATCGATACGCTCAAGGCAACCGGATACGACGGCCCCGTTTCTGTTGAATTTGCGGCACCGGTTGACCGGACGCCGGCAAACCCGCATCCGGGCAGCATCGACACAAATCCTGAAGGGTTATCCGATGAGCAGAAAAAATTCCTTGAAGACCACGGCAGCGCAGCTGTAACAGAAGAATTCTATACCTTCCTCACCCAAAAATCCATCGACACGATCCGCCCCCTTTTATGAAAATAGCAGATGTAGCATCCTACTGGCTCAGCGTACCCATTCCGGCGAACAGACAATGGCGTTCGGATTACGGGCACCTCTCCCAGTTTGACATGTGCCTCGTTGTTGTAACAACTGAAGATGGCCGCAAAGGTATGGGAGAAGCCAAAGCAGCAGTTGGTGCCACTGGGGTTTGTGCATCCATTGTTGCGTGCATTGAGCACGAGTTGAAACCTCATCTTATTGGTAAAGACATACACAATATTTCTGAGATTTGGGAAAGGCTCTACAGCGGCTCACGCGATCATTATGCCCTTGCGCGGGGCCGTGTATTTCCTATTCTCGGCAACAGGGGCACAACCATTTCAGCCATGAGCGGCATCGACATGGCGCTCTGGGACCTCAAAGGCCAGGATCTTGGCACCCCTGTTGTATCGTTGCTTGGCGGTGCTTGCCGGCCTACGATGCCGGCGTATGCCAGCGGTGGCTGGGCCGACAAAGACGCCATTGGCGATCAGCTCAAAGGCTACTGCGACAAAGGCTTCGAAGCCGTAAAAATGCGCGTTGGTGTTATGGATGACACGGTAGACGCGAGCATAAAGCGGGTTGAAGCTGCCCGCAAAACCCTCGGGGAAGGCATCAAAATCATGGCCGATGCCCATGGTACGTTTAGCGTACCTGAAGCCAGGCGCTTTTGTAAAGCCATCGAGCCGTACAACCTGTACTGGATGGAAGAACCGGTGAGTCCGGATAACAAACACGGCTGTGCAGATGTGCGTCGCTATACCCATACCCCGATTGCCGCAGGAGAAAGTGAGTTCACCCGCTTTGATTTCAAAGAATTGATCGAAGCTGAAGCGGCAGACGTGCTACAACCGGATGCAGCCATTGTTGGTGGCATTACGGAAGGCATAAAAATCAGTGCATTGGCAAGTACGTACCAACTCGAACTTGCCCCTCATTGCTGGGGCTCAGCCATTTCATTTATGGCCGGCGTACACCTGGCTTTTGCATCACCCAGTGCTGTCATGATTGAGTTCTCACTGGGCGGCAACCCGTTGATGTACCAGCTTTGCAACGAACCGCCCGATGTACAAGACGGAATAGTGAAAGCACCGGAACGCCCTGGCCTTGGCCTTA
This window harbors:
- a CDS encoding mandelate racemase/muconate lactonizing enzyme family protein, whose protein sequence is MKIADVASYWLSVPIPANRQWRSDYGHLSQFDMCLVVVTTEDGRKGMGEAKAAVGATGVCASIVACIEHELKPHLIGKDIHNISEIWERLYSGSRDHYALARGRVFPILGNRGTTISAMSGIDMALWDLKGQDLGTPVVSLLGGACRPTMPAYASGGWADKDAIGDQLKGYCDKGFEAVKMRVGVMDDTVDASIKRVEAARKTLGEGIKIMADAHGTFSVPEARRFCKAIEPYNLYWMEEPVSPDNKHGCADVRRYTHTPIAAGESEFTRFDFKELIEAEAADVLQPDAAIVGGITEGIKISALASTYQLELAPHCWGSAISFMAGVHLAFASPSAVMIEFSLGGNPLMYQLCNEPPDVQDGIVKAPERPGLGLTLNWDFVEQYAKHP
- a CDS encoding sugar phosphate isomerase/epimerase, with protein sequence METTLARISRLGYDYIEIQGEPGMYDTKEVNALLKKYNIACFGSVTLMLEQRNLLAKDEAQRAMSVDYVKSIITMVKELGGQMVSVVPGTVGKIIPDGTPEQEWQWAIETLQECYAHSEAAGVKIGIEPINRFETYFINRTDQALALAREVGPNCGVCLDIFHMNIEEENYYEAIKRAGDRIVNFHIADNNRKAPGMGTLDWKKVIDTLKATGYDGPVSVEFAAPVDRTPANPHPGSIDTNPEGLSDEQKKFLEDHGSAAVTEEFYTFLTQKSIDTIRPLL